In a single window of the Anguilla rostrata isolate EN2019 chromosome 6, ASM1855537v3, whole genome shotgun sequence genome:
- the LOC135257307 gene encoding 5-hydroxytryptamine receptor 1E, with amino-acid sequence MDMEAEIEGFLRDSFGAPNITNCTGSPGDGLGARLSTERMVAVVFLVALTLCTTLVNVGVITAICTTRKLHLPANYLICSLAVTDFLVAVLVMPLSILYIARGTWSLGWVVCEAWLSLDMTCCTCSILHLCVIALDRYWAITNAIEYARKRTARRAAVMVAAVWALSVFISVPPLFWRWRRGPGAHGHAHSRCVIEHDHVGYTIYSTFGAFYIPMSLILLLYYRIYSTAKTLYQKRGSSRHLSSRSTDSQNSLGHCRVAHTCVSGLSSSSDPALEFDRLNAAARCPSFEAEADGAYEKSQICSSRERKAARVLGLILGAFVLCWLPFFIKELLVGLRVLHPSPPVSDLLTWLGYINSLVNPLLYTSFNEDFKLAFKRLFRCKEHV; translated from the coding sequence ATGGATATGGAGGCTGAGATAGAGGGGTTCCTGAGGGACAGCTTTGGGGCCCCAAACATCACAAATTGCACGGGGTCCCCCGGAGACGGGCTCGGGGCGCGGCTGTCGACCGAGAGGATGGTAGCGGTGGTCTTCTTGGTGGCGCTGACCCTGTGCACCACCCTGGTGAACGTGGGCGTCATCACGGCCATCTGCACCACCCGAAAGCTGCACCTGCCCGCCAACTACCTCATCTGCTCGCTGGCCGTCACGGACTTCCTGGTGGCGGTGCTGGTGATGCCGCTCAGCATCCTGTACATCGCCAGGGGGACGTGGTCGCTGGGCTGGGTGGTGTGCGAGGCGTGGCTGAGCCTGGACATGACCTGCTGCACCTGCTCCATCCTGCACCTGTGCGTGATCGCGCTGGACCGCTACTGGGCCATCACCAACGCCATCGAGTACGCCCGCAAGCGGACCGCCCGCCGGGCCGCCGTCATGGTGGCTGCCGTCTGGGCCCTGTCCGTCTTCATCTCCGTGCCGCCGCTCTTCTGGAGGTGGAGGCGGGGCCCTGGTgcccacggccacgcccactcccGCTGCGTCATCGAGCACGACCACGTCGGCTACACCATCTACTCCACCTTCGGGGCCTTCTACATCCCCATGAGCCTCATCCTCCTCCTGTACTACCGGATCTACAGCACCGCCAAGACCCTGTACCAGAAGCGGGGCTCCAGCCGCCACCTGAGCAGCCGGAGCACCGACAGCCAGAACTCGCTGGGCCACTGCCGGGTGGCGCACACCTGCGTGTCGggcctgtcctcctcctccgaccCCGCCCTGGAGTTCGACCGGCTCAACGCCGCCGCCCGCTGCCCGTCCTTCGAGGCGGAGGCGGACGGAGCGTACGAGAAGAGCCAGATCTGCTCCTCGCGGGAGAGGAAGGCGGCCCGGGTCCTGGGGCTCATCCTGGGGGCCTTCGTGCTCTGCTGGCTGCCCTTCTTCATCAAGGAGCTGCTGGTGGGCCTGCGCGTCCTGCACCCCTCGCCCCCTGTGTCTGACCTCCTCACCTGGCTGGGCTACATCAACTCGCTCGTCAACCCCTTGCTCTACACCAGCTTCAACGAGGACTTCAAGCTCGCCTTTAAGAGGCTGTTCAGGTGTAAGGAGCACGTGTAG